The genomic interval GAGGTCTTCTGAATGCTACTTTTGGAAATGCCACAGAATTGATAATATCAATATATGCATTGCGAAGAGGAATGATACGTGTTGTTCAACAGTCATTATTAGGTTCGATTTTGTCTAATATGTTATTAGTACTTGGATGTGCCTTCTTTGCTGGTGGAGTTGTGGTTTCTAAGAGAGAGCAGGTCTTCAGTAAGGTTTGTTTTCACAAAGATAGGAGTTTTCTTGGATGCCGATTATGTACTATTCTCTGTTTGATTTCTCAAGTATACATCATTGTATGATGTTTTCTTATTTTAGGCAGCTGCTACAGTGAATTCCGGATTGCTGTTAATGGCGGTAATGGGACTTTTATTTCCTGCTGTTCTTCGTTCCACACATACAGAGTTGCACTCTGGAAAGTCAGAGTTGGCTCTTTCAAGATTTAGTAGCTGCATTATGTTGGTGGCATATGCTGCCTATCTTGTTTTTCAGCTGAAAAGTGATAAGAACTTATATCTCCCGGTCAATGAGGTTGATAGCTCTGCTTTCATACTTGTTCTGAACAGCATAAACTATCTTACATTCTATTTAATCAATAGTCTTTTTATGCAAATGCCATACCATGATTGTTATAACACTTGAACCTTCAGTGACATAATCTGAGTTGAAAGTCTGGAAATAAGGTTTGATAGCCATTCGGTTGTAGCATTTTACTGAAGGTTTATTTTGCGACATGGTTTGTTTTATGGGATATAGATGGCCTTTTTGTTGTGAATTTTGCTAAATATTGTAGTTTTCAAGTATCTTATAGGATTTGAGAATCTCTTTAATTGATGGACTAATTTTGGGAATTTTTTCCTGAACCTTTCTTATCCTCTCAGTTCCTACTCTTTTGGAGTTTTTCCATTAATGGGTCGCCATTGTACAGTTGTCCCATATGTTGTTCTCCTTTTTCGTTTCTCTTGGTTCCTATCTAAACTACCCAAGATAGAGTCAGCCAATCAGGGAGGGTGCAACCACAAACCTTGACCCTTAATGAAATATCACATTTCCTCCACCAAGGAGCAAACTCCTAACTAATTTCTTCTCATGCTGGTTGTTTTATTTCTCCTTGTGGACAACATGGGAGGAGGTTATCAATGTCTTTTTTCTGCTGTTTATACAAGAAGTTTCTGTCTTTGCTTGTTGACATACTCGATGTATGTGGAAAAGTATTGGTGCTGAGAAACTTATAACAAAGTTCTGTAGACATTTTCAGAAACAACTTTTTCCATGAATGAATTTTTTCTATaagaaatttttgtttttggagagGTTACCGTGACTGGATATTTACTAAATATATTGTTTCTTGTTGGATGTAAAATATAATGCTTACATGATTTCTTTCAACTGCTTTTTacctattttttatattattttaaagaatCTATTTTTAGTAGTTTGACAAGAATAATTGCCATACAATAGGCGGATAATGAAGAGAATtctgatgatgatgaagaagctCCTGAGATTAACATGTGGGAATCCATTATTTGGCTGTCTATCTTGACCATTTGGATCTCCGTCCTCTCTGAATACTTGGTTAATGCAATTGGGGTATTATTTACTTGTTAATACATCCTATTACGAATCTTCTTTTGCCTCTGGGTTGTGGCTTATTTCTCCTTTTTCCTCCATGGTGAAGATAATACTCACATTAAAGCAATATTCTGTAAAATTATATAGTATATTTGATGACAATTTCAGGGGGCATCGGTTGCGATGAACATACCGGTAGCATTCATTAGTGTTATTCTACTACCTATTGTTGGGAATGCTGCAGAGCATGCTGGTGCCATCATGTTTGCCATGAAAGACAAGCTTGTAAGTGCTTGCCTTTTTATGTGTCTTAACAAAGTGATCTGTGAGGTCTTTCTTTCTAATCATGTGTTGTGTAGGACATTTCTTTGGGAGTCGCAATAGGATCATCGACACAGATATCTATGTTCGGGGTGAGTTCCACAACATATTGATTATAGCTTCCTCAATAAATTATTCGCCGGTATCATGGTATGTTTGGGGTGAGTTCCACAGCCTATTGCTCATTAACTTTTACATTATTGCAGATTCCTTTTTGTGTGGTCATTGGTTGGATCATGGGATGTCCTATGGACttgaattttcaactttttGAAACTGCCACGCTTTTCATCACGGTCATTGTCGTGGCCTTCATGTTGCAGGTTAACTACTTTGCCTTCTCTTACTTTGTTTAAGATTTTTTATCCAAGGATATCCATAGTTACAAAAGAGCCCATATTATAGAGAGTACAAAAGACATTTCCAATTTGTAGTGAGGAAAGAAAAACTATAGCCTTTTAAAGCTTGTAAACCTTTACACactagatatatatatatatatatatcaaatat from Benincasa hispida cultivar B227 chromosome 10, ASM972705v1, whole genome shotgun sequence carries:
- the LOC120088555 gene encoding vacuolar cation/proton exchanger 3-like isoform X1; the protein is MDGFRSNDNKQSVERHSRAEMGSLGEKTILEFEDESLVSPVSLNRKNFSIEGSIHSSSLGGGSQKLCSNMKNRVFGSIKIVVFSAKINLLMPFGPLAIIVSNLSGHHGWVFLLSLLGIVPLAERLGYATEQLACYTGATVGGLLNATFGNATELIISIYALRRGMIRVVQQSLLGSILSNMLLVLGCAFFAGGVVVSKREQVFSKAAATVNSGLLLMAVMGLLFPAVLRSTHTELHSGKSELALSRFSSCIMLVAYAAYLVFQLKSDKNLYLPVNEADNEENSDDDEEAPEINMWESIIWLSILTIWISVLSEYLVNAIGGASVAMNIPVAFISVILLPIVGNAAEHAGAIMFAMKDKLDISLGVAIGSSTQISMFGIPFCVVIGWIMGCPMDLNFQLFETATLFITVIVVAFMLQDGTSNYLKGLMLILCYLIVAASFFVHIDPASVGDKTQKPGV
- the LOC120088555 gene encoding vacuolar cation/proton exchanger 3-like isoform X2; its protein translation is MGSLGEKTILEFEDESLVSPVSLNRKNFSIEGSIHSSSLGGGSQKLCSNMKNRVFGSIKIVVFSAKINLLMPFGPLAIIVSNLSGHHGWVFLLSLLGIVPLAERLGYATEQLACYTGATVGGLLNATFGNATELIISIYALRRGMIRVVQQSLLGSILSNMLLVLGCAFFAGGVVVSKREQVFSKAAATVNSGLLLMAVMGLLFPAVLRSTHTELHSGKSELALSRFSSCIMLVAYAAYLVFQLKSDKNLYLPVNEADNEENSDDDEEAPEINMWESIIWLSILTIWISVLSEYLVNAIGGASVAMNIPVAFISVILLPIVGNAAEHAGAIMFAMKDKLDISLGVAIGSSTQISMFGIPFCVVIGWIMGCPMDLNFQLFETATLFITVIVVAFMLQDGTSNYLKGLMLILCYLIVAASFFVHIDPASVGDKTQKPGV
- the LOC120088555 gene encoding vacuolar cation/proton exchanger 2-like isoform X3, whose translation is MDGFRSNDNKQSVERHSRAEMGSLGEKTILEFEDESLVSPVSLNRKNFSIEGSIHSSSLGGGSQKLCSNMKNRVFGSIKIVVFSAKINLLMPFGPLAIIVSNLSGHHGWVFLLSLLGIVPLAERLGYATEQLACYTGATVGGLLNATFGNATELIISIYALRRGMIRVVQQSLLGSILSNMLLVLGCAFFAGGVVVSKREQVFSKAAATVNSGLLLMAVMGLLFPAVLRSTHTELHSGKSELALSRFSSCIMLVAYAAYLVFQLKSDKNLYLPVNEGASVAMNIPVAFISVILLPIVGNAAEHAGAIMFAMKDKLDISLGVAIGSSTQISMFGIPFCVVIGWIMGCPMDLNFQLFETATLFITVIVVAFMLQDGTSNYLKGLMLILCYLIVAASFFVHIDPASVGDKTQKPGV